The genomic region AATTTACGGAACACCCGGTCAGCGGCACCCCGTTTACCGGAACCCTTCCCCGGCTCGAAGAGTTGAAAAAACTTTCCATAAAAGTAGCCGGGAAGCTCTTTTTATTGAGGATAGTAGGTCTCGATCTCTGTTACGATCACACCGGCAGGTGGAGAGTTATCGAAATCAATACAACCGGCCATACCATACGGTCGATCCAACATAACGGAAAGCCCTTTTTCGGACGATTCACAGGCGAAGTCATTGAATATTGCAAACGCAATCACTGGGCAAAAGGGCGATGAATACGGCATGACTCAGATTTCGTTTAAGTTCTTTTCTATCTGCTGAGAGGGAGGGAATTAGAGATAGAGAGAGTGGGTGAATGAATGACAGAGAGAATGGGAGATGTCTAAACGTAGCACCAGATTATCGTTTGGGTCGTTCACTTTGATAAATCAACCTGGAGATTAGAAATGAGCCTGCTCCTCAACGTTCGCGAAGCTAGCTCAACTTCCGCAAAATGAAGAAGTAGTTGCTACGAATGCAAGTTTCAATGAAAAGGTAAAGCGATATTGACTCTTAATCATGAATGAGACCAGATAAAGATAGCCCCAAAGCGGGCTAAATCATTAACACAGGGCATCGCCCTGTGACGCCAGTGGGTAATCCATGTAAGCCCTGAAAGGGCGAAGTCCTGCCCATGGCCCCGGTGAGGCTTGCGCCCTTACAGGGCTTTCCTAAGTAGAGACACTTCGACCATAGGGCGATGCCCTATGTTAGTGCTGACGCCCTTTCAGGGCTTTTGCTCAATCATCATTCAATTGTAGCACTACATTACATCGTTTAAGCTCAATAAACCCAATATTCTGACCTTTTGCGGAAGTTGAGCTAGTGCATTTCTGGTCCGGACCCATCCTATCGGGGCGGAATACTCAACAGTTCAACGTTTGTGCCCTTTTTAACCGCTGGAATCCCCTTGGGAGGTTCGTTCTTTAGGCAAGCAAAAATGAACAGAGGGTAAGGATAATAATACAGCACTAATGCCTGTTCAACATCCGAATATTTCAAATTCGCAAGAATCCCGGGGAAAGCGTATCATCAGCATGTTTAGTTTTCTTCGGATACATTCCATACTGGCATTTCATGACAAAACTATGCAGATGCAGCTGAACATGCCGGAATCCCATAATTACAATAGTTGATCCGTTCGATAAATATGATCTTTAGCAATCCAGGTAATTTAATCCGGAATGGATACAGCGCATTTACCCGTTGGCGAAACTATTCCAACTCCCGTAAACAAGCCAAAAATTTCAGGGATGCGGTAATCAAAGAGAATGGCGGCTCCAGGGTGACGTCTGATATGATCACCTCAATGAAATCGGAAATGAAAGAACGTTTCGGGGATGACGGACACTGGCCCTGGATTGCGCTCTACGCCGAACTCCGTGGTGAATATATACCGGGGTGGCTTCCTGATGACCACTACGCTTTTCAGTTTCTTCCCTCTATAAACCGGGACCCCGGAGCTGTACTAAGCACCGTAAAAACATACGATCACCGCCTTTTCCAGGGGTTTGCCATTGAACCGCTGGCCCTTAGAATTTCAGGCTCATGGTTCCTCGGAGATATGCGAAAAATTGAGAATGAAGATCCTCTCAGGTACATCCGGAACCTGGGCCGGGAAATCGTGATCAAGCGGGACAAAGCGCCCAGCGGAAAGGGTATCCTCTTTAAACACTCAAATGAGGTTACGGATAACGATTTCAAACCGGGTTATGACTACCTGGTTCAGCCTTCGGTCCGCCAGCATACCTCCCTCGCAGAACTACACAGGGAGTCGGTTAGTACTCTCCGGATTACAACATATCTTATGCCCGAT from Rhodohalobacter sp. SW132 harbors:
- a CDS encoding sugar-transfer associated ATP-grasp domain-containing protein, encoding MIFSNPGNLIRNGYSAFTRWRNYSNSRKQAKNFRDAVIKENGGSRVTSDMITSMKSEMKERFGDDGHWPWIALYAELRGEYIPGWLPDDHYAFQFLPSINRDPGAVLSTVKTYDHRLFQGFAIEPLALRISGSWFLGDMRKIENEDPLRYIRNLGREIVIKRDKAPSGKGILFKHSNEVTDNDFKPGYDYLVQPSVRQHTSLAELHRESVSTLRITTYLMPDGAIEVKHRTIRFGVSKDRVVNSSGLFVFLNDDGHVVSNARDDLGLDRGSEHPDTKYPYKNLIVPSMSIAIQHCKEAHLTFPYIRFIAWDLYIDETGQPKMIEWNARRPDMWVNEALIGPLWGDEFDSLAAG